A DNA window from Porites lutea chromosome 6, jaPorLute2.1, whole genome shotgun sequence contains the following coding sequences:
- the LOC140940436 gene encoding protein Njmu-R1-like isoform X2 yields MADKEQTADGIEIKAKKPTDFHGFALYTFKARRPNSADVDRNGGDNEDGGVSSKAVEGNVADFLRKEATTNYDFSLSLLSTNLSGEQETELRKFMAKRLARGTVYSGSGNISTLEDFFPDESAVCYYCFLRGGKEDDEGCSDHHDADSPEFGSFLSSDYVVCLVSGGKSGLDLFQKELDDYSNGLLPYIENYISSESQDVQESFKHLESWYDDNGLLGGKLQVESDDNRLKNDLKMFVNACSTATFNALGIAQDTSKVKETESLACKCAAAIPTELALKTNGVEYSLDNKVTTRFCREWAKTLLTDTEDNPVFLRQVIENYKLRVNHDMNTLKRLLRQAETDHYALYRSYVFLLKCGNGPILLRNATLEARALCSEDALNIIQVLEEFIEENNQFGIEALSERTRTDEK; encoded by the exons ATGGCCGACAAGGAGCAAACAGCTGATGGAATTGAAATTAAGGCGAAAAAGCCGACTGATTTCCACGGATTTGCCCTTTACACATTTAAAGCACGAAG GCCCAACAGTGCTGATGTTGACAGAAACGGTGGCGACAATGAAGATGGTGGTGTAAGCAGTAAAGCTGTAGAGGGGAATGTGGCGGATTTCCTTCGAAAAGAGGCCACCACTAATTACGACTTTAG tttgtCTCTTTTGAGCACAAATTTATCTGGAGAACAAGAAACAGAGCTGAGGAAATTCATGGCCAAGCGACTTGCTAGGGGAACTGTGTATAGTGGTAGTGGCAACATCAGCACACTGGAGGATTTTTTTCCTGACGAGTCTGctgtttgttattattgtttcCTCAGAGGAGGAAAAGAGGATGATGAAGGATGCAGTGATCATCATGATGC GGATTCTCCTGAATTTGGAAGTTTCCTCTCAAGCGACTATGTGGTTTGTCTTGTCTCTGGTGGGAAAAGTGGATTAGACCT ATTTCAGAAGGAACTGGATGATTACAGCAACGGACTCTTACCTTACATTGAAAACTACATTAGCTCT GAATCTCAAGATGTTCAAGAAAGCTTCAAGCATCTGGAATCTTGGTATGATGATAAT GGTCTTTTAGGTGGCAAGTTACAAGTAGAAAGTGATGATAACAGACTGAAAAATGACCTAAAAAT GTTTGTTAACGCCTGTAGTACTGCCACATTTAATGCATTGGGAATAGCCCAGGACACTTCTAAAGTTAAG gaaaCAGAAAGCTTAGCATGCAAATGTGCTGCAGCAATACCCACAGAACttgccttaaaaacaaatggTGTAGAATACAGCCTCGATAACAAAG TAACAACCCGTTTTTGTCGTGAATGGGCAAAAACTCTGCTGACTGATACAGAAGATAACCCCGTGTTTCTTAGACAAGTTATTGAGAACTACAAATTGAGG GTAAATCACGACATGAATACATTAAAGAGACTTTTGAGACAAGCGGAGACGGATCATTACGCATTATACAG GTCGTATGTATTTCTCTTGAAGTGTGGTAACGGACCCATTTTACTACGTAACGCCACTTTAGAAGCTCGCGCCCTTTGCTCTGAAGATGCGTTAAATATCATCCAAGTACTGGAAGAGTTCATTGAGGAAAACAATCAATTTGGAATCGAAGCTTTATCTGAGCGAACAAGAACTGACGAAAAGTGA
- the LOC140941239 gene encoding lethal(2) giant larvae protein homolog 1-like isoform X1 encodes MFKFFSRTRDRSSGHLKDKLGKDLFLFNKAVEHGFPPKPSAIAHDPELNLLAIGTSNGLLKIYGRPGVELSASHQNETVIQELHFLPEQGRIISVCDDGEQNTIHLWEVNKKEGKSVLEEVKTCTLEGRLKKISVCCLSMKTNRLYLGTEGGNIYLLDINSFELQEYIIYQDVVMQSVQEESKTNAGSVEAIQEHPDDSNKILIGYKKGLVVLWNHAKCSVQATFSIQSSEQPQEVESVSWHSDGTKFISAHGDGSLTKWSLERGPEIPKAVTPLGPFPCKAITKVEWSSSSVFFSGGMPRASYGDRHCVCLIQDANLVDGGDNTPQVAFDFTSHVVDFFTVKKEGEEPAYLVVLCEEELVVIDLVTKEAGFPTFMKPYLVCLHSSPITCSSHSHDCPPSLFDQIANAGTKQLATDFSQESWPITGGKTLIEEPEAKDLLITGHEDGSVNFWDVSHLEMRLIYTLNTAKYFVGEHEGHDSEARDAEEEVWPPFKKVGNYCPYSDDPRFAVTKIVFCASNKTMTVAGNGGQVLTFDLSEEETSVEVQMEELDFTEDKENFQWKGHGPLLPKEGSITVPAGFKLQTGLQLIPAAPVSALAVDTRWGLIAAGTVHGFVVYDSLNKKMVTSKWTVSQETDSGEHLSRRKSLKESIRRSFRRLRSRKGSRSGATPKKEGDALASPTQEAVATPVSRLVEESRVDESVLSMVRCLYFVDTYIKDGVHHCPSLWAGTNAGHIFVCYLTIPGGEKRTEEEVQVEIGKEIKLKHKAPVVSMFVVDKEGTPLLNDIVEDQGKEPDMSGTHSLVICSEEQFKVFSLPHLKARNKEKLTAIDGSRVRKIGLINVRSKNDDSGMVYHCLACVSNQGELIVYSLPNLKVQVKASAMRKSDVDAIKSLVFSVSGQGFYLSSRSEMQRFTLSATDLLKPDCVLELAEGMRPPEPEPETVAEEEEKKSRKSSTSSSSSSSSSSDDEKDEEKKKAKKEKKEKKKKAKLEAVAVAATATEVETAVSEEVEEKKEEAEEKKEEAEEKKDELVAKADDAAAVVVSGEGGTSVTERVVISEQRSFTHQSSTSEEKEAPEKVFGEESSTFSSTMESSSSFTTTRVVTSKQVISSSSTTQRIITSEGTTFQAIENGESEKLMLNDSDLQKAADEMLNDAHDEMDSVDSSDNDKELTKIRGKGFKSPGKLYTKKSTGDTGEAGS; translated from the exons ATGTTTAAGTTTTTTTCAAGAACACGAGACAGGAGCTCGGGACATCTGAAGGACAAACTCGGCAAGGATCTGTTTCTCTTCAACAAG GCTGTAGAGCATGGATTTCCACCGAAGCCTTCGGCAATTGCTCATGATCCAGAGCTAAACTTACTGGCTATTGGGACAAGCAATGGATTGCTTAAGAT CTATGGCCGTCCTGGAGTGGAGCTTTCTGCCAGCCATCAGAACGAAACAGTCATCCAAGAGTTGCACTTTTTGCCTGAACAG GGACGTATCATCAGTGTTTGTGATGATGGCGAGCAGAACACCATCCATCTGTGGGAGGTAAACAAGAAAGAAGGGAAATCTGTTCTTGAAGAGGTGAAGACATGCACATTGGAGGGAAG ACTGAAAAAGATCTCTGTGTGCTGCTTGTCCATGAAAACCAATCGCCTTTACCTTGGAACAGAGGGTGGAAACATCTACTTGTTGGACATCAATTCTTTTGAACTCCAGGAATACATTATCTATCAGGATGTGGTCATGCAAAG TGTGCAGGAAGAGAGCAAAACAAATGCAGGTTCGGTAGAAGCAATTCAGGAACACCCAGATGATTCAAACAAG ATTCTCATTGGCTACAAGAAAGGCCTGGTTGTTCTGTGGAACCATGCTAAATGTAGTGTTCAAGCCACATTCAGCATCCAGTCATCTGAACAACCTCAAGAAGTAGAAAGTGTAAGCTGGCATTCTGATGGAACAAAGTTTATCAGTGCTCATGGCGATGGCAGCCTCACCAAATGGAGTCTTGAAAGAGGACCTGAAATACCTAAAGCCGTCACTCCTCTGGGTCCTTTCCCCTGCAAAGCAATCACAAAAGTGGAATGGAGTAGTTCATCAGTGTTCTTCAGTGGTGGCATGCCTCGTGCCAGCTATGGTGATCGGCACTGTGTTTGTCTCATTCAAGATGCAAACTTGGTTGATGGAGGTGACAACACACCCCAGGTTGCATTTGACTTTACATCTCATGTTGTTGACTTTTTCACTGTGAAAAAGGAAGGAGAGG AACCAGCTTATCTTGTGGTGCTGTGTGAAGAGGAATTAGTTGTTATTGATCTTGTGACCAAGGAGGCTGG GTTTCCCACCTTCATGAAGCCTTACCTTGTATGCCTGCACTCTTCTCCGATCACTTGCTCAAGTCATAGCCATGACTGCCCACCAAGCTTATTTGACCAGATAGCAAATGCTGGAACCAAACAACTGGCAACAGACTTCTCACAGGAG AGCTGGCCCATTACAGGTGGAAAAACTTTAATTGAAGAACCAGAAGCAAAGGACCTTCTGATAACGGG tcatgaAGATGGTTCAGTCAATTTTTGGGATGTTTCCCATCTTGAGATGCGCCTCATCTACACACTGAACACAGCCAAGTATTTTGTAGGGGAGCATGAAGGCCATGATTCTGAAGCCCGCGATGCTGAGGAAGAAGTTTGGCCTCCATTCAAGAAGGTCGGTAACTACTGCCCATACTCAGATGATCCACGATTTGCTGTGACCAAGATTGTTTTTTGCGCGTCTAATAAGACCATGACAGTTGCCGGCAATGGAGGTCAGGTTCTCACCTTTGATCTGTCAGAAGAGGAGACAAGCGTGGAAGTGCAG ATGGAAGAGCTTGATTTCACTGAAGACAAGGAGAACTTTCAGTGGAAGGGACATGGTCCATTACTTCCAAAGGAAGGCTCAATCACAGTTCCAGCTGGCTTCAAACTGCAAACAGGCCTGCAGCTTATACCAGCTGCACCAGTTAGTGCATTGGCAGTGGACACACGCTGGGGACTCATCGCAGCTGGAACTGTCCATGGATTCGTTGTGTACGATTCCTTGAATAAGAAGATGGTCACATCTAAATGGACTGTTAGTCAAG agACTGACAGTGGAGAGCATCTCTCAAGAAGGAAATCCCTTAAAGAGAGCATCCGTAGATCATTCCGCCGCTTGCGTTCTCGCAAAGGATCCCGATCTGGTGCAACACCCAAAAAAGAAGGAGATGCCCTAGCTTCCCCCACACAGGAAGCAGTAGCAACACCAGTGTCACGGCTTGTGGAGGAAAGTCGTGTTGATGAGAGTGTATTGAGTATGGTTCGCTGTTTGTACTTTGTGGACACTTATATCAAAGATG GAGTGCACCATTGTCCCTCCTTGTGGGCAGGAACCAATGCTGGGCACATTTTTGTCTGCTACCTGACCATCCCTGGAGGAGAAAAAAGAACAGAGGAGGAAGTTCAAGTTGAGATCGGCAAGGAAATCAAACTCAAACACAAAGCTCCTGTGGTTTCTATGTTTGTTGTGGATAAGGAGGGCACACCCTTGCTTAATGATATCGTAGAGGATCAAGGCAAAG AGCCAGACATGAGTGGAACACATTCTTTGGTTATCTGTTCTGAGGAACAGTTTAAGGTGTTCAGCCTGCCACACTTGAAGGCTCGTAACAAAGAAAAGCTTACAGCTATTGATGGCTCCAGGGTTCGCAAGATTGGCCTTATTAACGTCAGAAGCAAGAACGATGATTCTGGAATGGTGTATCATTGCCTGGCTTGTGTGAGCAACCAAGGAGAACTGATTGTGTATTCTCTTCCCAACTTGAAGGTGCAAGTCAAGGCATCAGCCATGAGGAAGTCAGATGTTGATGCCATTAAATCGTTGGTGTTCTCAGTCAGTGGTCAAGGGTTCTATCTCAGCTCACGAAGTGAGATGCAAAGGTTTACACTCTCTGCAACAGACTT GTTGAAGCCAGACTGTGTGCTTGAACTTGCTGAAGGAATGAGACCACCTGAGCCAGAACCCGAGACTGTCGccgaagaagaagaaaagaagtcaAGAAAGAGCTCAACATCCAGctcatcgtcatcatcttcatcatcagaTGATGAAAAGgatgaggaaaagaaaaaggcaaagaaagagaaaaaagaaaagaagaagaaagccAAACTTGAAGCTGTTGCTGTAGCAGCAACTGCGACAGAGGTAGAGACAGCTGTGTCAGAGGAGGTTGAAGAAAAGAAGGAGGAGgctgaagaaaagaaggaagaGGCAGAGGAAAAGAAAGATGAGCTTGTAGCCAAGGCAGATGATGCTGCTGCTGTGGTAGTGAGTGGTGAAGGGGGAACATCTGTAACAGAGAGGGTTGTTATCTCAGAGCAAAGATCATTCACTCATCAGTCCTCCACATCCGAGGAGAAAGAAGCcccagaaaaagtgtttggtgaGGAGTCCAGTACCTTCTCTTCAACTATGGAAAGTTCATCTTCATTTACCACCACCCGTGTTGTAACCTCCAAACAAGTTATCTCTTCTTCATCCACTACGCAACGAATAATAACATCAGAAGGAACAACTTTCCAAGCAATTGAGAATGGAGAGTCTGAAAAA CTAATGTTAAATGATTCTGATCTTCAAAAAGCAGCAGACGAGATGCTTAATGATGCCCATGATGAG
- the LOC140940436 gene encoding protein Njmu-R1-like isoform X1 has protein sequence MADKEQTADGIEIKAKKPTDFHGFALYTFKARRPNSADVDRNGGDNEDGGVSSKAVEGNVADFLRKEATTNYDFSLSLLSTNLSGEQETELRKFMAKRLARGTVYSGSGNISTLEDFFPDESAVCYYCFLRGGKEDDEGCSDHHDADSPEFGSFLSSDYVVCLVSGGKSGLDLFQKELDDYSNGLLPYIENYISSESQDVQESFKHLESWYDDNIRFVCRCTHLLKEDLASLVQLGLLGGKLQVESDDNRLKNDLKMFVNACSTATFNALGIAQDTSKVKETESLACKCAAAIPTELALKTNGVEYSLDNKVTTRFCREWAKTLLTDTEDNPVFLRQVIENYKLRVNHDMNTLKRLLRQAETDHYALYRSYVFLLKCGNGPILLRNATLEARALCSEDALNIIQVLEEFIEENNQFGIEALSERTRTDEK, from the exons ATGGCCGACAAGGAGCAAACAGCTGATGGAATTGAAATTAAGGCGAAAAAGCCGACTGATTTCCACGGATTTGCCCTTTACACATTTAAAGCACGAAG GCCCAACAGTGCTGATGTTGACAGAAACGGTGGCGACAATGAAGATGGTGGTGTAAGCAGTAAAGCTGTAGAGGGGAATGTGGCGGATTTCCTTCGAAAAGAGGCCACCACTAATTACGACTTTAG tttgtCTCTTTTGAGCACAAATTTATCTGGAGAACAAGAAACAGAGCTGAGGAAATTCATGGCCAAGCGACTTGCTAGGGGAACTGTGTATAGTGGTAGTGGCAACATCAGCACACTGGAGGATTTTTTTCCTGACGAGTCTGctgtttgttattattgtttcCTCAGAGGAGGAAAAGAGGATGATGAAGGATGCAGTGATCATCATGATGC GGATTCTCCTGAATTTGGAAGTTTCCTCTCAAGCGACTATGTGGTTTGTCTTGTCTCTGGTGGGAAAAGTGGATTAGACCT ATTTCAGAAGGAACTGGATGATTACAGCAACGGACTCTTACCTTACATTGAAAACTACATTAGCTCT GAATCTCAAGATGTTCAAGAAAGCTTCAAGCATCTGGAATCTTGGTATGATGATAAT ATTAGATTTGTATGCAGATGTACACATCTGTTAAAAGAGGATCTGGCCTCTCTTGTACAGTTG GGTCTTTTAGGTGGCAAGTTACAAGTAGAAAGTGATGATAACAGACTGAAAAATGACCTAAAAAT GTTTGTTAACGCCTGTAGTACTGCCACATTTAATGCATTGGGAATAGCCCAGGACACTTCTAAAGTTAAG gaaaCAGAAAGCTTAGCATGCAAATGTGCTGCAGCAATACCCACAGAACttgccttaaaaacaaatggTGTAGAATACAGCCTCGATAACAAAG TAACAACCCGTTTTTGTCGTGAATGGGCAAAAACTCTGCTGACTGATACAGAAGATAACCCCGTGTTTCTTAGACAAGTTATTGAGAACTACAAATTGAGG GTAAATCACGACATGAATACATTAAAGAGACTTTTGAGACAAGCGGAGACGGATCATTACGCATTATACAG GTCGTATGTATTTCTCTTGAAGTGTGGTAACGGACCCATTTTACTACGTAACGCCACTTTAGAAGCTCGCGCCCTTTGCTCTGAAGATGCGTTAAATATCATCCAAGTACTGGAAGAGTTCATTGAGGAAAACAATCAATTTGGAATCGAAGCTTTATCTGAGCGAACAAGAACTGACGAAAAGTGA
- the LOC140941019 gene encoding probable tRNA(His) guanylyltransferase, which produces MAKSKFEYVRKFEQNDQCLLNCWIVIRIDGRNFHRFSDTHGFEKPNDQRALQLMNRCAETVMKEFKDIVIAYGQSDEYSLVFKRSTTQFSRRASKLVTNVVSLFSSSYVFYWNQFFVSQNLLYPPMFDGRVVLYPAEKNLRDYLSWRQADCHINNLYNTCFWCLVQQSGLTTDQAEGRLNGTASSDKNEILFSEYNINYNNLPQMYRKGSVLLWEMISEENNLDQAGNFQKTKRQIVIYHTDIIGDSFWIEHPDILKS; this is translated from the exons ATGGCAAAAAGCAAATTCGAATATGTGCGGAAATTCGAGCAAAATGACCAATGTCTCCTTAACTGCTGGATTGTGATTCGCATTGATGGAAGAAACTTTCACAG ATTTTCGGATACTCATGGTTTTGAGAAGCCAAATGATCAAAGGGCACTGCAGCTAATGAACAGATGTGCTGAGACGGTGATGAAGGAATTCAAAGACATCGTAATTGCATATGGACAAAGCGATGAATACAG TTTGGTATTTAAAAGAAGCACAACACAATTCAGTAGAAGAGCAAG TAAGCTGGTGACTAATGTGGTGTCATTATTTTCATCATCATATGTGTTTTATTGGAACCAGTTTTTTGTCTCTCAAAATCTCCTCTACCCACCTATGTTTGATGGCCGTGTTGTCCTGTATCCAGCAGAAAAGAACCTGAGAGATTATTTAAGCTGGAGACAAGCAGATT GTCATATTAACAACCTTTACAATACATGCTTCTGGTGTCTGGTTCAACAATCGGGTCTTACCACAGACCAGGCTGAGGGAAGACTTAAC GGCACAGCGTCTAGTGACAAGAATGAAATCCTTTTTTCTGAATACAACATCAACTACAACAACCTTCCTCAAATGTACCGCAAAGGATCAGTCCTTCTCTGGGAGATG ATCAGTGAGGAAAACAACTTAGATCAAGCCGGcaattttcaaaagacaaagaGACAGATTGTAATTTACCACACTGACATTATTGGCGACAGCTTTTGGATTGAACATCCAGATATCTTAAAAAGCTAG
- the LOC140941239 gene encoding lethal(2) giant larvae protein homolog 1-like isoform X2, which produces MFKFFSRTRDRSSGHLKDKLGKDLFLFNKAVEHGFPPKPSAIAHDPELNLLAIGTSNGLLKIYGRPGVELSASHQNETVIQELHFLPEQGRIISVCDDGEQNTIHLWEVNKKEGKSVLEEVKTCTLEGRLKKISVCCLSMKTNRLYLGTEGGNIYLLDINSFELQEYIIYQDVVMQSVQEESKTNAGSVEAIQEHPDDSNKILIGYKKGLVVLWNHAKCSVQATFSIQSSEQPQEVESVSWHSDGTKFISAHGDGSLTKWSLERGPEIPKAVTPLGPFPCKAITKVEWSSSSVFFSGGMPRASYGDRHCVCLIQDANLVDGGDNTPQVAFDFTSHVVDFFTVKKEGEEPAYLVVLCEEELVVIDLVTKEAGFPTFMKPYLVCLHSSPITCSSHSHDCPPSLFDQIANAGTKQLATDFSQESWPITGGKTLIEEPEAKDLLITGHEDGSVNFWDVSHLEMRLIYTLNTAKYFVGEHEGHDSEARDAEEEVWPPFKKVGNYCPYSDDPRFAVTKIVFCASNKTMTVAGNGGQVLTFDLSEEETSVEVQMEELDFTEDKENFQWKGHGPLLPKEGSITVPAGFKLQTGLQLIPAAPVSALAVDTRWGLIAAGTVHGFVVYDSLNKKMVTSKWTVSQETDSGEHLSRRKSLKESIRRSFRRLRSRKGSRSGATPKKEGDALASPTQEAVATPVSRLVEESRVDESVLSMVRCLYFVDTYIKDGVHHCPSLWAGTNAGHIFVCYLTIPGGEKRTEEEVQVEIGKEIKLKHKAPVVSMFVVDKEGTPLLNDIVEDQGKEPDMSGTHSLVICSEEQFKVFSLPHLKARNKEKLTAIDGSRVRKIGLINVRSKNDDSGMVYHCLACVSNQGELIVYSLPNLKVQVKASAMRKSDVDAIKSLVFSVSGQGFYLSSRSEMQRFTLSATDLLKPDCVLELAEGMRPPEPEPETVAEEEEKKSRKSSTSSSSSSSSSSDDEKDEEKKKAKKEKKEKKKKAKLEAVAVAATATEVETAVSEEVEEKKEEAEEKKEEAEEKKDELVAKADDAAAVVVSGEGGTSVTERVVISEQRSFTHQSSTSEEKEAPEKVFGEESSTFSSTMESSSSFTTTRVVTSKQVISSSSTTQRIITSEGTTFQAIENGESEKLMLNDSDLQKAADEMLNDAHDEVEQASS; this is translated from the exons ATGTTTAAGTTTTTTTCAAGAACACGAGACAGGAGCTCGGGACATCTGAAGGACAAACTCGGCAAGGATCTGTTTCTCTTCAACAAG GCTGTAGAGCATGGATTTCCACCGAAGCCTTCGGCAATTGCTCATGATCCAGAGCTAAACTTACTGGCTATTGGGACAAGCAATGGATTGCTTAAGAT CTATGGCCGTCCTGGAGTGGAGCTTTCTGCCAGCCATCAGAACGAAACAGTCATCCAAGAGTTGCACTTTTTGCCTGAACAG GGACGTATCATCAGTGTTTGTGATGATGGCGAGCAGAACACCATCCATCTGTGGGAGGTAAACAAGAAAGAAGGGAAATCTGTTCTTGAAGAGGTGAAGACATGCACATTGGAGGGAAG ACTGAAAAAGATCTCTGTGTGCTGCTTGTCCATGAAAACCAATCGCCTTTACCTTGGAACAGAGGGTGGAAACATCTACTTGTTGGACATCAATTCTTTTGAACTCCAGGAATACATTATCTATCAGGATGTGGTCATGCAAAG TGTGCAGGAAGAGAGCAAAACAAATGCAGGTTCGGTAGAAGCAATTCAGGAACACCCAGATGATTCAAACAAG ATTCTCATTGGCTACAAGAAAGGCCTGGTTGTTCTGTGGAACCATGCTAAATGTAGTGTTCAAGCCACATTCAGCATCCAGTCATCTGAACAACCTCAAGAAGTAGAAAGTGTAAGCTGGCATTCTGATGGAACAAAGTTTATCAGTGCTCATGGCGATGGCAGCCTCACCAAATGGAGTCTTGAAAGAGGACCTGAAATACCTAAAGCCGTCACTCCTCTGGGTCCTTTCCCCTGCAAAGCAATCACAAAAGTGGAATGGAGTAGTTCATCAGTGTTCTTCAGTGGTGGCATGCCTCGTGCCAGCTATGGTGATCGGCACTGTGTTTGTCTCATTCAAGATGCAAACTTGGTTGATGGAGGTGACAACACACCCCAGGTTGCATTTGACTTTACATCTCATGTTGTTGACTTTTTCACTGTGAAAAAGGAAGGAGAGG AACCAGCTTATCTTGTGGTGCTGTGTGAAGAGGAATTAGTTGTTATTGATCTTGTGACCAAGGAGGCTGG GTTTCCCACCTTCATGAAGCCTTACCTTGTATGCCTGCACTCTTCTCCGATCACTTGCTCAAGTCATAGCCATGACTGCCCACCAAGCTTATTTGACCAGATAGCAAATGCTGGAACCAAACAACTGGCAACAGACTTCTCACAGGAG AGCTGGCCCATTACAGGTGGAAAAACTTTAATTGAAGAACCAGAAGCAAAGGACCTTCTGATAACGGG tcatgaAGATGGTTCAGTCAATTTTTGGGATGTTTCCCATCTTGAGATGCGCCTCATCTACACACTGAACACAGCCAAGTATTTTGTAGGGGAGCATGAAGGCCATGATTCTGAAGCCCGCGATGCTGAGGAAGAAGTTTGGCCTCCATTCAAGAAGGTCGGTAACTACTGCCCATACTCAGATGATCCACGATTTGCTGTGACCAAGATTGTTTTTTGCGCGTCTAATAAGACCATGACAGTTGCCGGCAATGGAGGTCAGGTTCTCACCTTTGATCTGTCAGAAGAGGAGACAAGCGTGGAAGTGCAG ATGGAAGAGCTTGATTTCACTGAAGACAAGGAGAACTTTCAGTGGAAGGGACATGGTCCATTACTTCCAAAGGAAGGCTCAATCACAGTTCCAGCTGGCTTCAAACTGCAAACAGGCCTGCAGCTTATACCAGCTGCACCAGTTAGTGCATTGGCAGTGGACACACGCTGGGGACTCATCGCAGCTGGAACTGTCCATGGATTCGTTGTGTACGATTCCTTGAATAAGAAGATGGTCACATCTAAATGGACTGTTAGTCAAG agACTGACAGTGGAGAGCATCTCTCAAGAAGGAAATCCCTTAAAGAGAGCATCCGTAGATCATTCCGCCGCTTGCGTTCTCGCAAAGGATCCCGATCTGGTGCAACACCCAAAAAAGAAGGAGATGCCCTAGCTTCCCCCACACAGGAAGCAGTAGCAACACCAGTGTCACGGCTTGTGGAGGAAAGTCGTGTTGATGAGAGTGTATTGAGTATGGTTCGCTGTTTGTACTTTGTGGACACTTATATCAAAGATG GAGTGCACCATTGTCCCTCCTTGTGGGCAGGAACCAATGCTGGGCACATTTTTGTCTGCTACCTGACCATCCCTGGAGGAGAAAAAAGAACAGAGGAGGAAGTTCAAGTTGAGATCGGCAAGGAAATCAAACTCAAACACAAAGCTCCTGTGGTTTCTATGTTTGTTGTGGATAAGGAGGGCACACCCTTGCTTAATGATATCGTAGAGGATCAAGGCAAAG AGCCAGACATGAGTGGAACACATTCTTTGGTTATCTGTTCTGAGGAACAGTTTAAGGTGTTCAGCCTGCCACACTTGAAGGCTCGTAACAAAGAAAAGCTTACAGCTATTGATGGCTCCAGGGTTCGCAAGATTGGCCTTATTAACGTCAGAAGCAAGAACGATGATTCTGGAATGGTGTATCATTGCCTGGCTTGTGTGAGCAACCAAGGAGAACTGATTGTGTATTCTCTTCCCAACTTGAAGGTGCAAGTCAAGGCATCAGCCATGAGGAAGTCAGATGTTGATGCCATTAAATCGTTGGTGTTCTCAGTCAGTGGTCAAGGGTTCTATCTCAGCTCACGAAGTGAGATGCAAAGGTTTACACTCTCTGCAACAGACTT GTTGAAGCCAGACTGTGTGCTTGAACTTGCTGAAGGAATGAGACCACCTGAGCCAGAACCCGAGACTGTCGccgaagaagaagaaaagaagtcaAGAAAGAGCTCAACATCCAGctcatcgtcatcatcttcatcatcagaTGATGAAAAGgatgaggaaaagaaaaaggcaaagaaagagaaaaaagaaaagaagaagaaagccAAACTTGAAGCTGTTGCTGTAGCAGCAACTGCGACAGAGGTAGAGACAGCTGTGTCAGAGGAGGTTGAAGAAAAGAAGGAGGAGgctgaagaaaagaaggaagaGGCAGAGGAAAAGAAAGATGAGCTTGTAGCCAAGGCAGATGATGCTGCTGCTGTGGTAGTGAGTGGTGAAGGGGGAACATCTGTAACAGAGAGGGTTGTTATCTCAGAGCAAAGATCATTCACTCATCAGTCCTCCACATCCGAGGAGAAAGAAGCcccagaaaaagtgtttggtgaGGAGTCCAGTACCTTCTCTTCAACTATGGAAAGTTCATCTTCATTTACCACCACCCGTGTTGTAACCTCCAAACAAGTTATCTCTTCTTCATCCACTACGCAACGAATAATAACATCAGAAGGAACAACTTTCCAAGCAATTGAGAATGGAGAGTCTGAAAAA CTAATGTTAAATGATTCTGATCTTCAAAAAGCAGCAGACGAGATGCTTAATGATGCCCATGATGAG